One stretch of Cohnella algarum DNA includes these proteins:
- a CDS encoding MFS transporter — MEVSRPLEKKKPLLRRMTPAPAPDSERPLRKNRPFLWIMAGNTISVFGDCFNGIALSLWVLQTTGSAKLMAAVQICYMATTILFGTLAGTVADRVDRRKLMLLSDFLRAGIAAALAVCLFYLHAPFPVMLALVTLSAFSSLFQGPAFHASVTQLAGKERIQQATSAVHLTDNVARISGLALAGVAVAAFGGFAAMLFTSVTFFLSGICVLAAGAFSSAGSKTAERAPFFADWSGGFAFIRKDALIRSIVILNPLLILFFMSSLMLIQVVAVKDWKAGPIAFGLIEMCIPLGYMIGAGLILSFSSRLGRRGWWVMTGLVALGPVFVAISFMPAAPAALPLILAAGIMFAFCTMLTQIILRSEVELDMQGRIYGTMGAITNVAPTLGLAVTSALADEWGATRVLEAVGLCLLVSGVAAVWLLKPIRNYR, encoded by the coding sequence GTGGAAGTTTCGCGTCCGCTGGAGAAAAAGAAGCCGTTACTGCGAAGGATGACGCCGGCGCCGGCGCCGGATTCGGAGCGCCCGCTCCGGAAAAACCGGCCGTTCCTGTGGATCATGGCGGGCAATACGATTTCGGTGTTCGGCGATTGCTTCAACGGAATCGCGTTAAGCTTGTGGGTGCTGCAAACGACGGGCAGCGCCAAGCTCATGGCCGCGGTCCAAATCTGCTACATGGCGACGACGATCCTGTTCGGCACCTTGGCCGGAACCGTGGCGGACCGCGTCGACCGGCGCAAGCTGATGCTGCTGTCCGACTTTTTGCGGGCGGGCATCGCGGCCGCGCTCGCCGTCTGTCTGTTTTATCTTCATGCGCCGTTTCCGGTTATGCTCGCGCTCGTGACGCTGTCGGCGTTCTCCAGCCTGTTTCAGGGTCCCGCGTTCCACGCCTCGGTCACGCAGCTGGCCGGCAAGGAACGCATCCAGCAGGCGACGAGCGCCGTGCATTTGACGGACAATGTCGCCCGGATATCGGGCCTGGCGCTGGCCGGGGTGGCCGTCGCCGCATTCGGCGGCTTCGCCGCGATGCTGTTCACCTCGGTTACGTTTTTTCTGTCGGGCATTTGCGTGCTGGCCGCGGGGGCCTTTTCTTCCGCGGGCAGCAAGACGGCGGAGAGGGCGCCGTTTTTCGCGGATTGGAGCGGCGGCTTCGCGTTCATCCGGAAGGACGCGCTGATCCGGTCGATCGTCATTTTGAATCCGCTGCTGATCCTTTTCTTCATGTCTTCCCTTATGCTCATCCAGGTCGTCGCCGTCAAAGACTGGAAAGCCGGGCCGATCGCCTTCGGCCTGATCGAAATGTGCATCCCGCTCGGCTATATGATCGGCGCCGGTCTGATCTTGTCTTTCAGTTCCCGGCTGGGACGCAGGGGATGGTGGGTCATGACCGGGCTGGTCGCGCTCGGCCCCGTTTTTGTCGCGATTTCCTTCATGCCCGCCGCTCCGGCCGCGCTTCCGCTTATTTTGGCCGCCGGCATCATGTTTGCTTTCTGTACGATGCTGACCCAAATTATTTTGCGCTCGGAGGTCGAACTTGATATGCAGGGGAGAATTTACGGCACGATGGGCGCCATTACGAACGTGGCGCCGACGCTCGGGCTTGCCGTCACGTCCGCGCTGGCGGACGAGTGGGGGGCGACCCGGGTGCTGGAAGCCGTCGGCTTGTGCCTGCTGGTTTCCGGCGTTGCGGCCGTCTGGCTGTTGAAGCCGATTCGCAACTATCGTTGA
- a CDS encoding alpha-amylase family glycosyl hydrolase — MLKPFKKLFAGIALAVALLIGSVAPALPAPSASAAPDTSVTNKTNFSTDVIYQIFTDRFADGNPSNNPTGAAFSSGCTNLKLYCGGDWQGITDKINSGYFTNMGITALWISQPVENIHAVVNYSGVNNTSYHGYWARDFKKTNPYYGTFSELQTLIDTAHAHGIKIVIDFAPNHTSPAMETNTSFAENGRLYDNGTLIGGYTGDTNGYFHHNGGSDFSSLENGIYKNLYDLADINHNVAQIDAYFKDAIKVWLDMGIDGIRVDAVKHMPLGWQKSWMASIYGYEPVFTFGEWFLGTNENDPNNVYFANESGMSLLDFRFAQKVRQVFRDGTDTMYGLDSMLSSTASEYAQVSDQVTFIDNHDMERFKSSSVSNRRLEQALALTLTSRGVPAIYYGTEQYMSGGTDPDNRAMMSSFSETTTAFNVIKELAPLRKSNPAIAYGTTQQRWINNDVYIYERKFGDSVAVVAINRNLSSPASISGLLTSFPAGTYADVLGGLLNGNSITASGSGAVSTFTLAAGAVAVWEYAPAQTTPVVGHVGPVMGKAGNTVTIDGRGFGSAKGTVFFGTNAVTGSNILSWEDTHIEAIVPSVAPGKYNVKVRTAASVDSNNYNGFNILTGEQVTVRFVVQNATTALGENVYLTGNVAELGNWTPASAVGPMFNQVIHAYPTWYYDVSVPANTALEFKFLKKNGSVVTWESGSNHTFTTPSSGTATVTVNWQ, encoded by the coding sequence ATGTTAAAACCGTTCAAGAAGCTTTTTGCCGGCATTGCCCTGGCAGTCGCGCTGCTCATCGGATCGGTCGCTCCGGCGCTTCCGGCTCCAAGCGCATCCGCGGCCCCGGACACTTCGGTCACGAACAAGACGAATTTCAGCACGGACGTCATTTATCAAATTTTTACCGACCGGTTCGCCGACGGCAATCCGTCCAACAACCCGACCGGAGCGGCCTTCAGCTCGGGCTGCACGAACCTGAAGCTGTATTGCGGCGGAGACTGGCAAGGCATTACGGACAAAATCAATTCCGGCTACTTCACGAACATGGGCATTACGGCGCTGTGGATTTCCCAGCCGGTCGAGAACATTCACGCCGTCGTCAACTACTCCGGCGTCAACAACACCTCGTATCACGGATACTGGGCCCGCGACTTCAAAAAGACGAACCCGTACTACGGAACGTTCTCGGAGCTGCAGACGCTCATCGATACCGCCCATGCCCACGGCATTAAAATCGTCATCGACTTCGCGCCGAACCATACGTCGCCGGCGATGGAAACGAACACGTCGTTCGCGGAAAACGGCCGGCTGTACGACAACGGCACCCTGATCGGCGGCTATACGGGAGACACGAACGGCTATTTCCACCATAACGGCGGTTCGGATTTCTCCTCGCTGGAAAACGGCATTTACAAAAACCTGTACGACCTCGCCGACATCAACCACAACGTCGCCCAGATCGACGCCTATTTCAAGGATGCGATCAAAGTCTGGCTCGACATGGGCATCGACGGCATTCGCGTCGACGCGGTCAAGCATATGCCGCTCGGCTGGCAGAAGAGCTGGATGGCCTCGATTTACGGCTATGAGCCGGTGTTCACGTTCGGGGAATGGTTCCTCGGCACGAACGAGAACGACCCGAACAACGTTTATTTCGCCAACGAGTCCGGCATGAGCCTGCTCGATTTCCGCTTCGCCCAGAAGGTCCGCCAGGTGTTCCGGGACGGCACCGATACGATGTACGGGCTTGATTCGATGCTTTCCTCCACCGCTTCCGAATACGCCCAGGTTTCCGATCAGGTGACCTTCATCGACAACCATGACATGGAGCGGTTCAAATCGAGCTCGGTCAGCAACCGCAGACTCGAGCAGGCGCTGGCGCTTACGCTGACGTCGCGCGGCGTTCCGGCCATCTACTACGGAACGGAGCAGTACATGAGCGGCGGCACCGATCCGGACAACCGCGCGATGATGTCGTCCTTCTCGGAAACGACGACCGCCTTCAACGTCATCAAGGAGCTGGCCCCGCTGCGCAAGTCCAATCCGGCGATCGCTTACGGCACGACCCAGCAGCGCTGGATCAACAACGACGTCTACATTTACGAGCGGAAATTCGGCGACAGCGTCGCCGTCGTCGCCATCAACCGCAACTTGTCCAGCCCGGCTTCGATCAGCGGCCTGCTGACCTCCTTCCCGGCGGGAACCTACGCGGACGTTCTCGGCGGCCTGCTGAACGGCAACAGCATCACCGCGAGCGGCAGCGGCGCCGTCTCGACGTTCACGCTTGCGGCCGGCGCGGTCGCCGTTTGGGAATACGCGCCGGCTCAGACGACGCCGGTCGTCGGCCATGTCGGCCCGGTCATGGGCAAAGCCGGCAATACCGTCACGATCGACGGCAGAGGCTTCGGCTCGGCCAAGGGTACGGTCTTCTTCGGCACCAACGCCGTCACGGGCTCGAACATCCTGTCCTGGGAGGATACGCATATCGAAGCGATCGTGCCTTCCGTCGCCCCCGGCAAGTACAACGTCAAGGTTCGCACGGCGGCCTCGGTCGACAGCAACAATTACAACGGCTTCAACATCTTGACGGGAGAGCAGGTCACGGTTCGCTTCGTCGTGCAGAACGCCACGACCGCCTTGGGTGAAAACGTCTACCTGACGGGCAACGTCGCCGAGCTCGGCAACTGGACTCCCGCTTCGGCCGTCGGTCCGATGTTCAATCAGGTCATCCATGCGTACCCGACCTGGTACTACGACGTCAGCGTTCCGGCCAATACCGCGCTCGAGTTCAAATTTTTGAAGAAAAACGGCTCCGTCGTCACCTGGGAAAGCGGCTCGAACCATACGTTCACGACGCCGTCCAGCGGCACGGCCACCGTTACCGTCAACTGGCAGTAA
- a CDS encoding alpha/beta hydrolase, with protein MPGKSAIVTIDGFYARRLNNERRIFVYLPPGYEEGEQKRYPVLYMHAGQRAFAPARPGTESWNIHEAADRLIEAGNIEEIIIVAIAHVRPVTSNEYYHFKAPAEEADHIACSGLDYEHFLIHDLKPYIDRRFRTLTDPGNTGLIGSSAGGLSTYHTGFRNPDVFGKLIMLSPYFVKAWLDETGKPNLCEETLYRPYPGKRPLKLWLDIGDAEGLFLPRHVRQVVDELTAEGYRCGEDVGYLVKPEAAHQEKDWGERAHLPLLFMFGRRPERIAALELHGRDRVGLNERRLRINAIARYDNGLELSLLDADYAVADPDVLEVERDGTIVPKKPGATTVTLKADGLHTAREYRVEAELSEFVQVAMIAEIPPEPSPPESIYGGMGMKLVRGANGRYAGSFLVPRGTGYRFRFTRGFRKFETAADGSALLNRAFRADNDLVLHYKVERWEETTAYSPERRSHADPAF; from the coding sequence TTGCCGGGTAAATCCGCAATCGTAACGATCGACGGCTTTTACGCTCGCAGATTGAACAACGAGAGGAGGATATTCGTATATTTGCCGCCCGGATACGAAGAGGGCGAACAGAAGCGCTACCCCGTTCTGTACATGCACGCCGGGCAGCGGGCGTTCGCGCCGGCGCGTCCGGGGACGGAATCCTGGAACATTCACGAGGCGGCCGACCGGCTCATCGAAGCCGGAAACATCGAAGAAATCATCATCGTCGCCATCGCCCACGTCCGTCCGGTCACTTCCAACGAATACTACCATTTCAAGGCTCCCGCCGAGGAGGCGGACCATATCGCCTGCTCCGGGCTGGACTACGAACACTTTCTGATTCACGATTTGAAGCCTTATATCGACCGGCGGTTCCGGACGTTGACCGACCCCGGCAACACCGGCCTGATCGGATCGTCCGCGGGAGGCTTGTCCACCTACCATACCGGGTTCCGCAATCCGGACGTGTTCGGCAAGCTGATCATGCTGTCGCCGTATTTCGTCAAAGCCTGGCTCGACGAGACCGGCAAGCCGAACCTTTGCGAGGAGACGCTGTACCGCCCGTACCCGGGCAAGCGCCCGCTCAAGCTTTGGCTCGATATCGGAGACGCGGAGGGGCTGTTTTTGCCGCGGCACGTCCGGCAAGTCGTCGACGAATTGACGGCCGAGGGCTATCGCTGCGGGGAGGACGTCGGTTATTTGGTGAAGCCGGAGGCGGCGCACCAGGAGAAGGATTGGGGCGAAAGGGCGCACCTCCCTCTTCTGTTTATGTTCGGCCGGCGTCCGGAACGCATCGCCGCGCTCGAGCTTCACGGCCGGGACCGCGTCGGGCTTAACGAGCGAAGGCTGCGGATCAACGCGATCGCCCGGTACGACAACGGACTGGAGCTCAGCTTGCTGGACGCCGACTATGCGGTTGCCGATCCCGACGTGCTGGAGGTGGAAAGGGACGGGACGATCGTTCCGAAAAAGCCTGGGGCGACGACCGTGACGCTGAAGGCGGACGGCCTGCATACCGCGCGCGAATACCGCGTCGAGGCGGAGCTGTCCGAGTTCGTTCAGGTAGCGATGATCGCGGAAATTCCGCCCGAGCCGTCTCCGCCGGAAAGCATCTACGGCGGCATGGGGATGAAGCTGGTTCGCGGCGCGAACGGCCGTTATGCCGGCAGCTTTCTCGTGCCAAGGGGAACCGGCTACCGCTTCCGGTTTACGCGAGGCTTCCGCAAGTTCGAAACGGCCGCCGACGGAAGCGCGCTGCTCAACCGGGCCTTCCGGGCCGACAACGATCTGGTTCTTCATTACAAGGTGGAGCGTTGGGAAGAGACGACGGCCTACTCGCCGGAGAGGAGGAGCCATGCAGACCCTGCCTTTTGA